The following is a genomic window from Leptotrichia sp. OH3620_COT-345.
GGGGTTAATTGAGGTTTCAGATCTTTTTCGATCTGATTAAATTATACACTAAATATATTAAACCACAATTAAAGTAAAATTGTTTTACAATGAAATTATTTTGTTTTTATAATTTTCCTCTTTAATTAATTGTAAATTTTCTTAATATAGTATATAATAATTTCAGGAAAAATAAAAGTATTTTTATGAAAGGAGGTATATATTTTTATAATGGTTTTCGCAATTATGTCCGTTATATAAAATATATAGTAAAGAAAAATGGAATTACTTACTATTCAGTTAAAAAAACTGTTTGAAAAAAATATTCAAAACATTTTTAATGCAGATTTTTCAGATAAAATCGATATCCAAAATTCCACTAAAAAAGAATTTGGAGATTTTCAGACAAATTTTGCTATGACAACTTCTAAAATTATAGGGAAAAATCCGAGGGAAATTGCAGGAGAAATCATAGAAAAATTTGAACAGAACGATATTATTGAAAAAATGGAAATTGCCGGTCCCGGTTTTATAAATATCTATTTGAAAAATAACTTCCTTAACAACGAAGTTAAAAAAATCGGAAAGGAAAAGTATAACTTTGATTTTTTAGATTCAAATAAAACCGTAGTAATAGACTACTCTTCTCCTAACATTGCAAAACGTATGCACGTAGGGCATTTAAGAAGTACGATTATAGGAGATTCGTTAAAAAGAATTCTTCAGTTTTTAGGATTCAAAGTTCTGGGAGATAATCATGTAGGAGATTGGGGAACTCAGTTTGGAAAACTTATCGTAGGATATAATCGTTGGCTCAATAGAGAAGCATATGAAAAAGATCCTATCGAAGAACTTGAAAGAATTTATGTTCTTTTTTCAGACGAAGCTAAAAAAGACCCTTCTCTTGAAGATATTGCAAGAGAAGAGTTAAGAAAACTTCAGTCGGGAGATGAAAAAAACAATACTCTTTGGAAAGAATTTATTGATATTTCCATAAAAGAATATAATAAAATTTATAAAAGATTTGATATTACTTTCGATTTTTACAATGGAGAATCTTTTTACAATGATCTTATGCCTGTCGTTTTGGAAGAATTAAAAGATAAGAATATTGCCAAAGAAGATAAAGATGCTTTAGTTGTATTTTTTGATGAAGATACAAAACTTCATCCTTGTATTGTCCAGAAAAAAGACGGAAGCTTCCTTTACTCCACTTCAGATCTGGCAACTATAAAATATAGAAAAGATGATTTAAATGCTGACCTTGCAATATATGTCGTTGATGAAAGACAGCAGGATCATTTCAAACAGGTATTTACTATAGCTAAAATGATCGGAGCACCTTATGATTATGAAAAAGTCCATGTTTGGTTTGGTATTATGAGATTTGCAAATGGAGTCATTTTATCTACAAGAGGTGGAAATGTCATAAGACTAATCGATTTGTTGAACGAAGCACAAAAGCATGTTAAAAAAGTCATTGATGAGAAAAATCCTGATATTCCTGAACCTGAAAAAGAAATTATTGCTGATATCGTAGGAACAGGAGCTATAAAATATTTTGACTTGAGTCAGAATAGAACTTCGCCTATACTGTTCGACTGGGATAAAGTACTCAGCTTTGAAGGAAATACAGGCCCTTATTTACAGTATACCTATGTTAGAGTAATGTCTATTTTACGAAAACTTGAATCTGAAAATATACAAGTTGATGAAAGTGGAAATATTATTTTAGATGATATGCAAGATATTGAAAGAGAACTTGCAGTTACATTACTTAAATTCCCTCAAATCGTTGTCAAAGCATATGAAGGATATAAGCCTAATATTATAGCCGATTATTTATTTGAAACAGCCAAGCTATACAATAATTTCTATAACTCAAAACCTATCCTGAAAGAAGAAAATTCTGAAATTATGCAAGCAAGAATACTTCTTTCTTTAAAAACGGCAAATATTTTAAAACAGGGATTATCTCTTTTAGGAATACAAACTGTAAACAGAATGTAAATAACTATTAAATCAATATACCTAAAATAAGCCTAAAATCAAGCTAAAAGGATTATCATACAACAAATTGTTTTGTCCGGATTAAATTTTCCGTTTTAAAATATCTTTTACTGTAGTAAAAAAAGAACCGTCTGAAGATTATTTATTACTATCTTCATTACGGTTCTTTATTGTTTATTCAGTAATTCTATGTACTGTTTTACAAGCATTACTTTTTCATGACTCATTTTCATAAGATTACCTACTATTTCTCCGAGTTCTATATCGGAAATTTCCTCTATTATTTCAGAGGTCAATTCTTTTCTTAAATCCGACATGTCTTTATCTGTATAGCCTATTATTTTAAATAATTTAAGATGGTCAACGTTCAAGACTTTAGAAATTTTTTTTAATAAAAGAGGATTCGTCATACTGTGCTTTCCCGATTCCAAATTTGACAAATAAGCAGGACTTATTTTCAATAACTCCGCCATTTCTCTCAGTCCTATATTTTTTTTTAATCTTTTATTTTTTATATAATAACCTAAGGCTTCAACAAGATTCGGATTTGTTTTAATATCTTGTTTTTTATCCATTTTCTCCACCTTACTAATATTAAATTTATATTCTATAAATATACCATATAATCAAAAAAAATTCAAAACTTTATCCTTTGGAAATTTGACGGAGTAAAATTCAAGTAAACCTTAAAATTAAATGATCTTATATTTCATTTCAAAATTTCCTTTTATTTTTTATTTTGTCCATAATAAGCATTTTTTCCGTGCTTTCTCAAAAAATGCTTATCCAACAGTTCCTGTTGCATAGGTTTTACATATTTATTTATCTGTTCCGTAAATATCGCCATTTTGGCCAGTTCTTCCAATACAACTGAATTATATACAGCTTCTGCGGCATTTTTTCCCCATGTAAAAGGACCATGACTGTAAACTAATACACCCGGCACAAACTCAGAGTTTAAATCTCTTTTTTCAAAAGTCTCTATTATAACGGATCCCGTTTCCTTCTCATATTCTCCTTTTATTTCTTCAGGTGTCATTTTTCTTGTGCATGGTATAGGTCCATAAAAGTAGTCTGCATGTGTCGTTCCGTAAGCCGGAATATCTCTACCGCTTTGTGCCCAAATTGTAGCATTTGTAGAATGCGTATGAACTATTCCGCCTATATTTGGAAATTTTTTATAAAGCTCAATGTGTGTAGGAGTATCTGAAGAAGGATTTAAATCTCCTTCAACTACATTTCCGTCCAAATCCACAACTACCATATCTTCAGCTTTCAGCTTACTGTATTCTACCCCACTTGGCTTTATTACAATAAGATTTTTCTCCCTGTCAATAGCACTTACATTTCCCCATGTAAACAGTACCAATCCTTTTTCAGGAAGCTCCAAATTGGCTTTATAAACTTCTTCTTTTAACTTTTCAAGCATTAAATAAATCCTCCTTTTTTCATTTCATCAAAAATCCACTGTTTAGCTTTTTTTACTTCTTCAATAGGATTATCAGATTTTTCAGTCCACATCTCTATTAAAAAAGGACCTTTATAATTTAATTCTTTTAATTTTGCAAATACTTCAGAAAAATTTACACAACCCTCCCCGAAAGGTACTTCTTTAAATTTTCCGGGAAAAGTGTCAGTTACTTTAAGAGTGTCTTTCAAATGTATTGCTACTATTTCCCTTTCTTTTATTCCCAGCTCCAGTTCTTTTAATGTATCATTTTCAGGCCATGCAGACAAATTACCTACATCAGGATAAACTTTCAGCCATGGAGAATTTACTATTCGTGAAAATTCCATATATTTTGTAATCGAATTTATAAAAGGATGATCCATGATTTCTATTGCCAGTGTCATTTCCATTGTTGCCGCCCATTCAAGAGCCTTTTTCAGATTTTCAGTAAAATATTTCTTTGTATTTTCATTTCCTTCTTCATAATAAACATCGTATCCTGCCAGCTGGATTACTCTTATTCCCAGCTTATCCCCAAAAATAATTGCTTTCTTCATTAATTCCATAGATTTTTCCCTTATTTTTTCATCCATACTTCCCATAGGAAATCTTCTATGTCCGCTAAAACACATTGTGGGAATTCTCACTCCTGTATCAATGAGAGCATCTTTTATTTTTTTTATCTCTTCATCTGACCAGTCAAGTCTTGCAAGCCTTTCATCAGTTTCATCAACAGACATTTCTATAAAATCATACCCGCATTCTTTTACAAGTTTTATTCTTTCCACCCAATCAATATTTTTAGGAAGTGCTTTTTCATATATTCCTAGGTTGAGTTTTTCCAAATCTTTCATAATCAGCCTCTTTTTCCTAATTTATTTATTCTTACCAGTATTTAGCTATTTCAGCTTTAAATTCTCTTGCTGCCTGTGCGGGATCAGCAGCTTCCGTAATCCCACGTCCTGCGATAAATGTAAATACATCCACTCCTTTGAATAATTTAAGTGTTTCTGTACTCAATCCTCCTGTAACCGACACACGGAATCCCATTTCAATTAATTTTTTTACTTTATTCAAATCTTTTTCTCCCCAAGTTTCTCCTGCTAGTAAAGCATCACGACTCTGATGATATATAGCCTGACTTATACCTGCATCCAACCATTGCTGAGCCTGTTCGTAAGTCCAATCTCCATATAGTTCCACTTGAATTTCTCCTTTGTCTCCACGAGCTTCTTTTATAGCCTTTAGAGCAGCTTTCATTGTAGGAATGGTTGCCGAACAGATACATGTCATCCAATCAGCTCCCCTTTGTGCATTATTTTTTGCTACAGTTCCTCCTGCATCTGCACATTTAGTATCCGCTACAATAATTTTTTCAGGAAAAAGACTTCTCAACACTTCCACTAACTCACTTCCAACTTGTAACAGACATACTGTTCCGGCTTCTATAACATCCACTTCCTGTCCTACTGATACCGCCGCTTTAATTGCTCCTTGTAAATCCGAATGATCCAGAGCAACTTGTAATAAAGGTCTTGCCATAATATTCCTCCCGATTTTATTTAAAAATTCTTTTTTGTCCTTAATTTATTTCGCGTACTTTTTTCAATATACTTTTCCTTTTTATTCAAAATTTTTCAAAACTCCACAATTTGTAACTTATATTAATATTCCGTATTTTTAAAAGGTTGTTCCGTGCTGCTAAAAACAGCACGGATTTTTATGTAAAATTTTATATTTCCCGTTTATAATTTATCCCTCTATTATTCTATAAATATCTTCAGTAGTCTGAGCTGCTCTTATTTTATCAAATGCCGAATCATCATCAAAAAGCATGACTATCTGTGGGATAGCTTCCCCGTTATGTATATCCGTACTTGTAGCTGCAAGTCCTATTAATATGTCGACTTCCTGTCCGTCAGGAAAAATAACAGGTTCTTTCAACGTTACAAAACTGAAACAATCTTTATTTACTCCTTTTTCAGGTCTTTCATGAGGCATCGCAAGCCCCGGAGCAAGTATATAAAACGGACCCAACTCCTCAGTTCTCTCTATAATAGCATCAACATATCTTCTTTCAATAGTACCTTTATCTAAAAGAGGTTGCATACATACTTCTATAGCATCCTTCCACGTTACTGCTTCTCTTTTCAGTACAACTGATTCATTTTCCTTTAGTGAATCAAGTAAATTCATAATATCCTCCAATTTAAAATCTTCCCGGTCGGTTTTCTTTTTTGTATAAATAGAATCCTACTGTCCGATTCCTACTTCTTTCAATTTTGTTTCCAACTCATTCGCATCAAGGAGATTTAAAAGCCCTACCATTTTAGTATTAGGACCACCTTTCAAATCATTTATTATATGTGTCGAAGCTAAAACAAGATCATAATTTGCAAGCCCTGATTTTGCCTCTCCCATGCTACATGAATTCACATCTGCTTCTACGTTTAATTTTTTTAGTACCTGTGTAACTTTCATTTTCATAATCATGCTTGTTCCCAT
Proteins encoded in this region:
- the argS gene encoding arginine--tRNA ligase, coding for MELLTIQLKKLFEKNIQNIFNADFSDKIDIQNSTKKEFGDFQTNFAMTTSKIIGKNPREIAGEIIEKFEQNDIIEKMEIAGPGFINIYLKNNFLNNEVKKIGKEKYNFDFLDSNKTVVIDYSSPNIAKRMHVGHLRSTIIGDSLKRILQFLGFKVLGDNHVGDWGTQFGKLIVGYNRWLNREAYEKDPIEELERIYVLFSDEAKKDPSLEDIAREELRKLQSGDEKNNTLWKEFIDISIKEYNKIYKRFDITFDFYNGESFYNDLMPVVLEELKDKNIAKEDKDALVVFFDEDTKLHPCIVQKKDGSFLYSTSDLATIKYRKDDLNADLAIYVVDERQQDHFKQVFTIAKMIGAPYDYEKVHVWFGIMRFANGVILSTRGGNVIRLIDLLNEAQKHVKKVIDEKNPDIPEPEKEIIADIVGTGAIKYFDLSQNRTSPILFDWDKVLSFEGNTGPYLQYTYVRVMSILRKLESENIQVDESGNIILDDMQDIERELAVTLLKFPQIVVKAYEGYKPNIIADYLFETAKLYNNFYNSKPILKEENSEIMQARILLSLKTANILKQGLSLLGIQTVNRM
- a CDS encoding PTS sugar transporter subunit IIB, with product MLKVLAVCGSGMGTSMIMKMKVTQVLKKLNVEADVNSCSMGEAKSGLANYDLVLASTHIINDLKGGPNTKMVGLLNLLDANELETKLKEVGIGQ
- a CDS encoding 3-keto-L-gulonate-6-phosphate decarboxylase UlaD; this translates as MARPLLQVALDHSDLQGAIKAAVSVGQEVDVIEAGTVCLLQVGSELVEVLRSLFPEKIIVADTKCADAGGTVAKNNAQRGADWMTCICSATIPTMKAALKAIKEARGDKGEIQVELYGDWTYEQAQQWLDAGISQAIYHQSRDALLAGETWGEKDLNKVKKLIEMGFRVSVTGGLSTETLKLFKGVDVFTFIAGRGITEAADPAQAAREFKAEIAKYW
- a CDS encoding helix-turn-helix domain-containing protein produces the protein MDKKQDIKTNPNLVEALGYYIKNKRLKKNIGLREMAELLKISPAYLSNLESGKHSMTNPLLLKKISKVLNVDHLKLFKIIGYTDKDMSDLRKELTSEIIEEISDIELGEIVGNLMKMSHEKVMLVKQYIELLNKQ
- the araD gene encoding L-ribulose-5-phosphate 4-epimerase gives rise to the protein MLEKLKEEVYKANLELPEKGLVLFTWGNVSAIDREKNLIVIKPSGVEYSKLKAEDMVVVDLDGNVVEGDLNPSSDTPTHIELYKKFPNIGGIVHTHSTNATIWAQSGRDIPAYGTTHADYFYGPIPCTRKMTPEEIKGEYEKETGSVIIETFEKRDLNSEFVPGVLVYSHGPFTWGKNAAEAVYNSVVLEELAKMAIFTEQINKYVKPMQQELLDKHFLRKHGKNAYYGQNKK
- a CDS encoding PTS sugar transporter subunit IIA — its product is MNLLDSLKENESVVLKREAVTWKDAIEVCMQPLLDKGTIERRYVDAIIERTEELGPFYILAPGLAMPHERPEKGVNKDCFSFVTLKEPVIFPDGQEVDILIGLAATSTDIHNGEAIPQIVMLFDDDSAFDKIRAAQTTEDIYRIIEG
- a CDS encoding L-ribulose-5-phosphate 3-epimerase, with the protein product MKDLEKLNLGIYEKALPKNIDWVERIKLVKECGYDFIEMSVDETDERLARLDWSDEEIKKIKDALIDTGVRIPTMCFSGHRRFPMGSMDEKIREKSMELMKKAIIFGDKLGIRVIQLAGYDVYYEEGNENTKKYFTENLKKALEWAATMEMTLAIEIMDHPFINSITKYMEFSRIVNSPWLKVYPDVGNLSAWPENDTLKELELGIKEREIVAIHLKDTLKVTDTFPGKFKEVPFGEGCVNFSEVFAKLKELNYKGPFLIEMWTEKSDNPIEEVKKAKQWIFDEMKKGGFI